The nucleotide sequence CGGAAGGTCTTTGTCAAACATCTCCAGGGTCTCACCGTCCACCCGGCTGCACCACGGTTGGCTTTGACCGCTTTGTAAGCTTCGTACACTTGCCGCTTCTCAATCCGAAACGGCTTGTCTGTCGTACCTATCGAAGTCATCCTGTTTCCAGTTGTTCCAAACAATACGACCACCTGATCCGATCCCTTTGCTCCGGCCCCATTACAGGGCCCTCAACGCTCATACGGATCGGTCCGCCCCAGTCTCCTGCATCGGTACTCTCGCCTTACGGTTTCTCCGCTTGGGCTTCTCCCTTGGCATCAGGAGCCTGGTTCCTGCAGTTCCGGGTGAAAGCCTGTGTCCAACTCACGCCCCCTCTACGCCGATCGCCGCCCGCCCAATCATCAGGCACCCGGCGGACTCGTCCCAGGATGACGAAACAGTCCTGGTTTCGACGACGCTTATATTCATAACGGCGCGTCTTCGGAGGGTTCACTTTCGTTCGTCTTTCGGACACGCACCTGCTCGGATCTCGTCCGAACTTTTCATCCGGCGCTCACCACCACGGCTCTTTACCGCAGCAGCTCGGACTGGTTTGAGACCCGCTCCTGAAAGCCGATCCCGGAGGGCCATCCTCCATCATTCACGCAGCTTCACGTTACGGGGTTAGCTCATACTGAACTCCTTCCGTGCCTCTGAAGCACACTTTCGTCGATGAAGATCAGTTTCTCCGGATCGAGGTCCAATTGACCATCGAACCAGGCGCGCCGGCGCTTCAGGACGTCCGGTCGGTCCTGCTCCAGTGCGTGGGGGTCTTTTTTAAAGGTCCACCCACGGCCTCGGAGCCAGGCGCCAAGTGCGCTGCGGCTGATCTTCACCTGCCGCTCGACGGACAAGCGCTCAACCATCTCACCGAGCGTCACATCCCTACGCTCGTCGATCAACGCGACAACGAATTCCTCGTGTGCATCCACTGCCGAAGGTCGTCTCCAGCCCTGTGGCCGAGCAGTTAACTCACCCTCTTTCGCTCTTGCGATCCAGCGGATCGCTGTCGAAATCCCAACACCGAAACGAGCCGCAGCCTGCCGAGCCGACATGCCCGACGCAGACGCTTTCAAAACCCGTATTCGGAGATCATCACTCAGGGCCTGTCCCATCATCCACCTCTCCGCTGTGGATGTTGAATCAGCTTCGGTCGCTCTCGTCACCTCACAATCGATTCATCAATCGCAGGACATGCTCTAGCAAGAGTTTCAGATGAAGCGCGATAGTCGTTCAAAGACCGGGGCTCAAATGGTAGATTCCACACACATTCACTTCAATTCAGGAGGCAAAACTGTGTCCGAAGAGAGACTGCTGGCGCAGGAGCCTTGAAATTCAGAGCACGGCAAGAATGTTGATGCGGCTTACATCGCGCGCGGGGTTCCGATTGGAGCCGCTGTCTGCCGACAGTCAAGCTGAAAAGGCGGCAATTCGGCGAACTCAAAGTGCGAGTTGTTCTGAACGATCTTCGGCCGGGAACGTGTGATGTCGACCTTGCGTCGGAAGAGCCGATTGCGGCCCGGCTCCCCAGCAAAACGGCTCCAAGTCTGAGGAAAGGGTCGCGCTTAGCGCCCTGCAATCGCTCAGGCCGTTCAAGGCCGCGGAGATGGAGAACGTCGCAAGTTTTGCAGGAGAAACAACGACATGGCGATCATTAAACTAAATGCGAATAAAACCAGGCCCGTCTCCTTGCCTGAGGAGCCGCGAGAAATTCACACAGAAGCGTTCAGCATCAATCACCGCTCAAACGGTTTCACGAGTTTGGATCTCGAAATGATTGAACTGGAGAATTTTGTCCTCCGGTGCCCGCTGCCCGAAGAGAATCTCGCAGGAAGGATTTAAACGATGGATCCGAAAAGCGAAGACAATGGGGAAAATATCCCTGTGACTGGCGAGCGCGACTTCGAAAATGCTGTTGTCGTCGATCCCAAGCGTCAAAGGAAGGAAGCACTAGACTCAAGCACGACTCCTGATATCGAGATGACGGGTAGCCACGAAACTTTCGAGTTCGACATCCCCGGGACCCCAGCTCACACGGAAAATGTAAGCTCTCAGTTCGACGAGATGCTTAATTCCCAATCCAGTCATGATTCCCATAGCGTCCACGGCAATCAGTCCGAAGTGGACAATGAGTTATCCAGCCTGTTCGCCAATATGGTTTTGCCTGGCCATGATCGGCGTGCAGACGAGTATATTCTGGTGCGGCAAACTGGACCGGATGCGTTTGCCGGTACGTCTAAAGGTGATCTTGAGCATCTACCCACCAAAGCGGAATTCAACGCAAGCTGCCGCCTCTATAGGGACGGGGCCGGCAATTATTATCCCCCGCCTCTCGCATTTGAAAGAATTGACGTCCCGGCGGAATTAAGCGCGAGATGGCATAACCTTGAGCCAAAAGACCAGGATAAGGCGCGTTTTCAATACAAGTTGGAAGTCTGGAATCGTGCTCACGCAGAGATGGGCGTCACGGGTACGAATATATTCTATCAAACAGATAAGAACATAAAGCTCGATCAAAATTACAGATTGAGGCCTCAAGACAGGTACATACAAACGAAATATGGCCCCCGAGAGGTTCAGAAGCGCTACGAACACCAATTCCAGGCTGGCTCGCTTCTGCCTGATATTCTGATCAAGACCCCGGAAAATCATGTCCATCTAGTGTACAGGTCTGCCGGTGACAAGTTCGCCAATAAGTCCTTTGCGGAGTTCGAGCGGATAATAAAGACTAAGTATGGTAGTGACACCGAGATCAAGCTGAAATCGAAGTCGGGTATCATGCATGATTCCAGGTATCTGGAGTCATGGGAACGGGGAGCTGCGGATATCCGCTTCGCGGAATTCGCAGGAGAGAATCGAGCTCACAACAAAGCTTTGCCGCTTGCGACCATCAATATGGGAGGGCAGCCGGATGGGCAGGGAGGAACGACTCGCGATCGCTTCGTTAGCGTCGATTTCCTAATGCAACACGCCCCCAACTCGCCCTGGTCGCAAGCTTTGAAAAAGGGCGAGCAATGGGATCGCGTTCAAGTCCTTGCCCGCGATGGTAATCGCTATATGACCCCTGCCAGATTGGAATATTCCGATCCGGAGCATTTCGCTCAGGTGATGAATCGAGTTGGACTACCCCACTCGATGGGCCGACAAAGCTATGCGAATTCCATAAAATTTGAGCAGTTTGCCGGGCAGGCGGCAGTGATTGTTGCGAACGGCGCAGATCTACGTGACATTCGAGATCTTTCTTCGGAAAAGCTGCAACAACAGCTGACCGAGAACAACGTTCTCATTGCGGACCGAAATGAGAAAGGCCAGCGAACCGGTACCTACACGAGTGCTGCGGAATATAAGCGGCTCTTAATTAAGTTACCAGACGACGCGGCCCAATTGCTTCGCGAACCGACCGATAAATATTCGCGTGATTTTGTCCGTCCGGATCCCGTGGTACGGCCAATCGTTGATAGTCGCCGAAACTACGAAAATCGACAGCGTGGTCAAAGCATAAACGGGCTGTGACGTTCCGCCACTGCGGGAGCGATGAGACCTGTACCGTCCGAAGTAGCTAGTGAAAGAGCTCAGCCGTGGTCAGCATCACAAAAAAGACTGTCACCAAATCGCTTACAAGTGACATGCGTCGTGCCACCAAGCGCCTGTATGAGCAAATGTGTAAAGCGTTGCTTACGGAAGAGAACGCAATGAGGCGGCAGGCACGGCTCGAGATGCCGAAAAAGAAGCGAAAATATACTGTCGATATGGAGATGGTCGACAAGCTGGACGCCGGCTTTCGAGGTGAAATAAGCTATAAAATTTTTGGAAATAAGCAGCTTCGAATCGACCGCCCAAAAGAACTAACCCGTGAGCACGGTATCTTTGAAAAAACGAAGAAAGTTCTAAAGCGCAACGCAGAAACGGGCGCAGTTTATTTGAGCCTTCACGAAAAGAAGAGTTGGGCTAGGGTTACGAGCCATCAGTACGCTGAGGACGGCACTCTTCGCACGAAGCATGTAAAATATCGAGACGGGCGCTTCGAGGAAAAGTGGGAGCGGGACGAAACCGGTTCCCTTGTCCGGACACGGTATGTCAACCGAGGCAGGCTCAGTGGTCGGCTGTTTCGGCCTGTTTCTGAGGAGCTGAGTGCGCCTGAGCCTGGCGGACCAGAGAACAGACTCTACCGCAAACTGACTCGTCAAGTAGGGTCCAGGCGGGAAACATTTGAGCGGGACGACAAAGGCGGCCTTGAGCTAGTCGGCTATAAACGCCCCGGCTTTTCCAGGAATACAACGAAATCGGAAGATCGCCATACCTCGCAAACGAAGATTCGGAAACTTGGTGGGACATTCAGCAAATCTTACAGGTCCCTCCTGGACAAGGAAGGCAACGAAGTAGGCCGAGATATCCTGAGTCACCGTCGGATGTTCAACAAGAGATCGGCCATCTACGATGAGTCCACAAAGCAATTGACAAGCATTAAACACACCTTCGGCAAAATTTATAAGAGTGAGTCGCAATACCTGAGCGCTGAGATAAAGAAAGTCTCAAAAAAGATACTCGGAGTGACGGTTCGTCGGAAACTGACGGCATTGAGCGAACCTGAACTTTGCGCGCAGAGACTCCGTGTTTCGGAATCGGTCGAGCATAGGAAAGCCTGGCAGGAGCCCACCGCTATCACCAGATCTTCGCCAAGGGAGGATCCTAGCATCCCTTTGGTGTCGAAGCCGGACCGGACTGACCGAGTTCGAAACGGCCGTGGTGTCCAGACCGAAGCCAAACTCACGCTCGTGAACGACAAACCAGTTGATCTTGCTTCACAAAACTCCCCCCTATTTCTCCAACAGGCATCAGAGCAGCAGTTTGGTTTGCAACCACAATCTCCGTCGTCAGCAGTGCATTTTTCGGATTCGGCTTCTAAGGCGGAAGGGGTTACACTAGGCAAAGGTCCAATATCGCAGAGTCCTCGTCGCGGCAATGAACGGGAGGTGCGATCGGAAGAAAATCTTGACAAGTATCTCGGACATTCCGTCTCGTCAAATGAGTCTCTGTCGGAGATCACGCTTCATGGATCGCCGCAAAAACCAACACTAACCGGCTTGCGGGAAACGCCACCACACTCATCCTTGGATCTGCAATCGTCTGACGCCATAAACGATGCTCAGGCTCCGCAGGTAACTTCTTCAGCGGTCAGTCATCAGTCTGCTCCGGAACAAGAGCTCTTGAGTTTTTTGAATGGTGTGCCAGCCCCAGTGCATAGTGGCGGAGAGCGTATTGCTGAGCACAACCGAGATGTTGCTGCATCAAATGCGGCTTTTGATCCGCAGTCATTGTTCGGCGAACCAGACTTGTCACGCGCTTCGGAATTAAGGCTGGAATTTCCAGCGCAAGGCGACCGTCTATCGGATGCGGAACAGCAAGCGTTGCTGAACGGGTTGCTGGCTATACCGCTACCGGCTCGTTCTGCGAAGATGAATTCCGAACGATCGATGATTTTGGAAGGTTCACGGAGTCGAGAGCGGCCCGTGTCAGGAGGGCTTTCGCTATAGAGTGGGAAATGAGACACCCCGGCAAGGCGCTTCACGCCCTCACCCTCGGCCACACAAAGTTATCGATGATTTGTAAACTCGGAACAAATTTCTTCGATTCTGCGAAGGTCTTCTCCACTAGGATCGGGTTGTTCAAGACCAAC is from Rhizobium etli CFN 42 and encodes:
- a CDS encoding virulence VirE3 protein; translated protein: MVSITKKTVTKSLTSDMRRATKRLYEQMCKALLTEENAMRRQARLEMPKKKRKYTVDMEMVDKLDAGFRGEISYKIFGNKQLRIDRPKELTREHGIFEKTKKVLKRNAETGAVYLSLHEKKSWARVTSHQYAEDGTLRTKHVKYRDGRFEEKWERDETGSLVRTRYVNRGRLSGRLFRPVSEELSAPEPGGPENRLYRKLTRQVGSRRETFERDDKGGLELVGYKRPGFSRNTTKSEDRHTSQTKIRKLGGTFSKSYRSLLDKEGNEVGRDILSHRRMFNKRSAIYDESTKQLTSIKHTFGKIYKSESQYLSAEIKKVSKKILGVTVRRKLTALSEPELCAQRLRVSESVEHRKAWQEPTAITRSSPREDPSIPLVSKPDRTDRVRNGRGVQTEAKLTLVNDKPVDLASQNSPLFLQQASEQQFGLQPQSPSSAVHFSDSASKAEGVTLGKGPISQSPRRGNEREVRSEENLDKYLGHSVSSNESLSEITLHGSPQKPTLTGLRETPPHSSLDLQSSDAINDAQAPQVTSSAVSHQSAPEQELLSFLNGVPAPVHSGGERIAEHNRDVAASNAAFDPQSLFGEPDLSRASELRLEFPAQGDRLSDAEQQALLNGLLAIPLPARSAKMNSERSMILEGSRSRERPVSGGLSL
- the virE1 gene encoding type IV secretion system effector chaperone VirE1, with the protein product MAIIKLNANKTRPVSLPEEPREIHTEAFSINHRSNGFTSLDLEMIELENFVLRCPLPEENLAGRI
- a CDS encoding type IV secretion system single-stranded DNA binding effector VirE2 → MDPKSEDNGENIPVTGERDFENAVVVDPKRQRKEALDSSTTPDIEMTGSHETFEFDIPGTPAHTENVSSQFDEMLNSQSSHDSHSVHGNQSEVDNELSSLFANMVLPGHDRRADEYILVRQTGPDAFAGTSKGDLEHLPTKAEFNASCRLYRDGAGNYYPPPLAFERIDVPAELSARWHNLEPKDQDKARFQYKLEVWNRAHAEMGVTGTNIFYQTDKNIKLDQNYRLRPQDRYIQTKYGPREVQKRYEHQFQAGSLLPDILIKTPENHVHLVYRSAGDKFANKSFAEFERIIKTKYGSDTEIKLKSKSGIMHDSRYLESWERGAADIRFAEFAGENRAHNKALPLATINMGGQPDGQGGTTRDRFVSVDFLMQHAPNSPWSQALKKGEQWDRVQVLARDGNRYMTPARLEYSDPEHFAQVMNRVGLPHSMGRQSYANSIKFEQFAGQAAVIVANGADLRDIRDLSSEKLQQQLTENNVLIADRNEKGQRTGTYTSAAEYKRLLIKLPDDAAQLLREPTDKYSRDFVRPDPVVRPIVDSRRNYENRQRGQSINGL